In one window of Henckelia pumila isolate YLH828 chromosome 1, ASM3356847v2, whole genome shotgun sequence DNA:
- the LOC140874285 gene encoding uncharacterized protein has translation MFGDIKSKDELLEKVHSAIILCLGDRPPREVDREESAAAVWLKLENIYMTKSMANHLYMKQRIKGSGNIKIRMHDEIDRVLTNVRYVPELRRNLISLGTLDDQGYSFKSGGGSLSVSKGSLVIMKAVKRNLLYVLQDKFVKLCKEKDITRHRTMAGTPQQNGLAERMNRTLLEKGSNGKWSGTPADYSNKRVLGCLAYAHLKQDKLEARTVKYIFIGYPDGVKDGKDSQISENLKLPFEVESSVPDTGSDEMQDENVTASGPKEDLSTYNLASDITRREIRAPKRFGEADLAWYALTVAEKSLRQWNMRFDEFMIGIGFVRSQYDRCVYPKKDEGGYLLSASQSPKSEEDKMKITFIPYVSGVGSLIHGMSVVALSTTETEFIAVIEAIKEGLWLKGMIADLDVKMHFIRDVIEKGDVVLMKITSEENPADVMTKSLPYAKFKKCLDLVNVVIKNLPMEARLESSIQPERIKVEIVEVCFCQIEWK, from the exons atgtTCGGCGATATAAAGAGCAAGGATGAATTACTCGAGAAAGTACACAGTGCTATTATTCTCTGTCTGGGTGATAGACCTCCTCGAGAGGTGGACAGAGAAGAATCCGCGGCGGCTGTGTGGCTTAAGCTTGAGAATATATACATGACCAAATCCATGGCTAACCATCTGTACATGAAACAGAG AATAAAGGGCTCTGGGAATATCAAAATAAGGATGCATGATGAGATTGACAGAGTACTCACTAATGTGAGGTATGTGCCCGAGTTGAGGAGAAACTTGATATCTTTGGGAACACTTGATGATCAGGGATACTCATTTAAATCTGGAGGAGGAAGTCTCTCAGTGTCTAAAGGGTCTCTGGTTATAATGAAAGCTGTCAAAAGGAACCTCCTATATGTACTACAAG ataagtttgtTAAGCTATGTAAGGAGAAAGACATTACCAGACATAGAACAATGGCAGGAACACCTCAGCAAAATGGCCTAGCagagagaatgaacagaactcttCTGGAAAAGG GCTCCAATGGAAAATGGAGTGGGACACCTGCAGACTACTCAAACAAGAGGGTATTAGGATGTCTTgcatatgctcatctgaaaCAGGATAAGTTGGAAGCAAGAacagttaaatatatattcattgggtatccAGATGGTGTGAAAG atGGAAAAGACAGTCAGATCAGTGAGAATCTTAAACTACCGTTTGAGGTAGAGTCTTCTGTGCCAGATACAGGGTCAGATGAGATGCAAGATGAGAATGTTACAGCGAGTggtccaaaagaggacttgAGTACATATAATCTTGCAAGTGACATAACCAGAAGAGAGATCAGAGCTCCTAAGAGGTTTGGAGAAGCTGATTTGGCTTGGTATGCACTTACAGTAGCTGAGAAG AGTTTGAGGCAGTGGAACAtgaggtttgatgagttcatgattggtattggttttgtgagaagccaatatGACAGATGTGTCTATCCGAAAAAGGATGAAGGAGGTTATCTT CTATCTGCGAGTCAGTCACCTAAAAGTGAGGAAGACAAGATGAAGATTACTTTTATTCCATATGTCAGTGGAGTGGGAAGTCTCATACATGGAATG TCAGTGGTTGCCCTTTCTACCACTGAGACAGAATTCATAGCTGTTATTGAGGCCATAAAAGAAGGATTATGGTTAAAAGGGATGATAGCGGATCTTG atgtgaagATGCATTTCATCAGAGATGTGATTGAAAAAGGAGATGTGGTTCTTATGAAGATAACATCAGAAGAAAACCCTGCAGATGTTATGACAAAGTCACTGCCATATGCTAAGTTCAAAaaatgtttggacttagttaatgTAGTGATTAAAAATTTGCCTATGGAGGCTAGATTGGAGAGCAGCATTCAacctgaaagaatcaaggtggagattgttgaagtGTGCTTCTGTCAGATTGAATGGAaatag
- the LOC140875277 gene encoding probable glutathione S-transferase — protein sequence MAEVKVIGSWRSPYTRRVEWALKLKGVEYEFIEEDISNKSPLLLQSNPVHKKIPVLIHNGKPIVDSLVILEYIDETWENGPTILPKDPYDRAVARFWARFLDEKCSPAYRRACLVSGEEQAKAKEEAEESLKILDNELKGKKLFGGDVVGFVDIVGNFIAYWSLVIAELVGEEIITKEKFPNLCGWMNEYVNSSSINQHLPDREKLVESLGALPKFLLL from the exons ATGGCGGAAGTGAAGGTCATTGGTTCTTGGCGCAGCCCTTATACCAGGAGAGTGGAATGGGCGCTGAAACTGAAAGGAGTCGAATATGAATTCATAGAAGAAGATATAAGCAACAAATCCCCTCTACTTCTTCAATCCAATCCGGTCCACAAAAAAATCCCTGTTTTGATACATAATGGCAAGCCAATCGTCGACTCATTGGTGATTCTTGAATACATCGACGAAACTTGGGAAAATGGCCCCACGATCTTACCGAAAGATCCTTACGACCGAGCCGTGGCACGTTTCTGGGCTAGATTCTTGGATGAGAAG TGCTCGCCAGCATATAGGAGGGCTTGTTTGGTTTCAGGGGAGGAGCAAGCGAAAGCCAAGGAAGAAGCAGAGGAATCGCTTAAAATTCTTGACAATGAACTCAAAGGCAAGAAGTTGTTCGGGGGAGATGTCGTAGGATTTGTGGATATTGTGGGCAATTTTATTGCCTATTGGTCTTTGGTTATTGCGGAATTGGTGGGAGAGGAAATCATAACGAAAGAGAAATTCCCGAATCTGTGTGGATGGATGAACGAGTACGTGAACTCAAGCTCCATCAACCAACATCTGCCTGATCGGGAGAAATTGGTCGAGAGTTTAGGGGCTCTCCCTAAATTCTTATTATTATAA